In the genome of Paenibacillus sp. FSL R5-0766, one region contains:
- a CDS encoding class I SAM-dependent methyltransferase, whose protein sequence is MKDRGSDFYDDEANFEKYMERRKWQENANDTLEKPVMLELIGDVAGKNILDLGCGDARFAAELLSREREGTTYTGIEGSVNMIQAANTSVKGLNARIEQAFMEDWTYPAGVYDLVISRLAVHYIEDVESLFHNIYNTLKENGTFVFSVEHPVITSTLQPSGTRTDWVVDQYFVEGYREQQWLGGSVKKMHRSIESYYMALQRAGFHVEHLRESAPQRAYFVNEETYLRRQRIPLFLFLSARK, encoded by the coding sequence ATGAAGGACAGAGGATCGGACTTTTACGATGATGAGGCGAACTTTGAGAAGTATATGGAACGTCGCAAGTGGCAGGAGAACGCCAATGATACATTGGAGAAGCCTGTGATGCTGGAGTTAATCGGAGATGTTGCTGGCAAGAATATTCTGGACCTTGGTTGTGGAGATGCAAGGTTCGCCGCAGAATTGCTGAGTAGGGAGCGCGAAGGTACAACATATACGGGAATTGAAGGTTCTGTGAATATGATTCAGGCAGCTAACACATCAGTAAAAGGATTAAATGCCCGGATTGAGCAAGCGTTCATGGAAGATTGGACCTACCCGGCCGGCGTGTACGATCTGGTTATATCGAGACTGGCTGTTCACTATATTGAAGATGTGGAGAGCCTGTTCCACAACATATACAATACGTTGAAAGAGAACGGGACATTTGTATTCTCGGTAGAACATCCTGTGATCACGTCTACACTGCAACCCTCCGGCACACGAACGGATTGGGTGGTTGATCAGTATTTTGTAGAAGGATATCGGGAGCAGCAGTGGCTGGGCGGTTCTGTGAAAAAGATGCATCGGTCCATTGAATCATACTATATGGCATTGCAGCGGGCAGGATTCCATGTAGAACATTTGCGCGAGTCAGCACCACAGCGTGCCTATTTTGTAAACGAGGAAACCTATCTACGCAGGCAGCGTATTCCATTGTTTCTGTTTTTAAGTGCCCGGAAGTAG
- a CDS encoding MFS transporter encodes MAQATLSKMQINSSANWALAGVSFAHLLNDAMQTVVPSAFPLFQQTMQLSFAQMGWIAFTLNITASVLQPLVGYMSDRKPMPILLPGGMLFSLIGVLGLALSSELWMLLVSAALIGIGSSILHPESSRVAHMAAGRGRGMAQSIFQVGGNTGQAIAPLLVAFILLPHGQRSFLWLMGFALIGIFIQSMVSRWYRDKLAETHIRQQRPLKSSGAEPAARPVSRGFIAFTMGILILLLFSKFVYIAGMTGYYAFYYADAYDLPLSQAQICLFVLQFAGMVGTLLGGPLADRYGRKPMIWFSIAGTAPFSLLLPYAGPVLSMVLCGMIGLILMSGFSVIIVYAQELLPRHIGTVSGLFFGLSFGMAGLGSVVLGSLIDVTSISFVIKLCSFLPLLGVCAVFLRKDQPRTA; translated from the coding sequence ATGGCTCAGGCCACTTTAAGCAAAATGCAAATCAACTCCTCCGCCAATTGGGCACTTGCCGGAGTCAGCTTCGCCCATCTGCTGAATGATGCGATGCAGACGGTGGTTCCGTCTGCTTTCCCACTATTCCAGCAGACCATGCAGCTCAGTTTCGCCCAGATGGGATGGATTGCCTTCACCCTGAATATTACCGCATCCGTCCTTCAGCCACTGGTCGGTTATATGTCAGACCGTAAGCCCATGCCGATCCTGCTTCCCGGAGGCATGTTATTCTCCCTGATTGGTGTTCTCGGCTTAGCCTTGTCTTCCGAGTTATGGATGCTGCTTGTTTCGGCAGCATTGATTGGCATAGGCTCATCCATCCTCCACCCCGAATCCTCACGCGTGGCTCATATGGCAGCCGGCCGTGGACGCGGAATGGCGCAGTCGATCTTCCAGGTGGGAGGCAACACAGGACAGGCTATTGCTCCATTACTGGTCGCCTTCATCCTGCTGCCACATGGACAGCGAAGTTTTCTATGGCTAATGGGCTTTGCCCTGATCGGCATCTTCATTCAGTCTATGGTCAGTCGTTGGTACAGAGACAAGCTTGCCGAGACTCACATTCGTCAGCAACGCCCTCTAAAATCAAGTGGCGCAGAGCCAGCAGCTCGACCTGTGAGCAGGGGATTCATCGCTTTTACAATGGGAATTCTCATCCTGCTACTGTTCTCCAAATTCGTATATATTGCAGGCATGACCGGGTACTACGCCTTCTATTATGCCGATGCATATGACTTGCCGCTCTCCCAGGCACAGATCTGTCTATTTGTTCTGCAATTTGCAGGCATGGTCGGAACCTTGCTCGGTGGCCCACTCGCTGATCGCTATGGACGCAAACCGATGATCTGGTTCTCCATTGCAGGTACTGCACCGTTTTCACTGCTGCTACCTTATGCAGGACCCGTCCTGTCCATGGTGTTGTGTGGAATGATTGGACTCATCCTGATGTCCGGCTTCAGCGTCATCATTGTTTATGCACAGGAATTGCTTCCTCGTCATATTGGAACGGTATCCGGATTGTTTTTTGGCCTGTCGTTCGGAATGGCTGGACTGGGCTCGGTTGTGTTAGGTTCCTTAATTGACGTGACCAGCATTTCGTTTGTTATCAAGTTATGTTCGTTTTTGCCACTGCTTGGTGTGTGTGCTGTATTTCTGCGCAAGGATCAACCAAGAACAGCGTGA
- a CDS encoding glycosyltransferase, with translation MTDFILLLSIFSIWIAVFESIVIMAGAIRFINKQDKKGIQIPEDMDHYPTVTVMVPAHNEGLVIVATVEHILRLNYPEDKVQVIVIADNCTDDTAEKLRSFLSQTSYVHRNVTVMERKGTGGKSGALNDGLDIATGDWICIFDADAAPERNALMFLTQKSLENPEQYGVVFGRNKARNRGQNFLSKCINLEIITSQRVYHTGLWELFQLGSIPGTNYIIKTELIRDIGGWDVTAITEDTALSFEILNRGQFVALAPQAEAYQQEPEQLSVYMKQRERWAKGNYQVVLDNIHNLFNRSSWRNKLLVIYYAVSYFWFMLAIIVSDIIFLVNLVYQVIAIFKPDVSSPFQFAGDAYVFLVIGWALMYFIYVLQINLALAADIGQSNTRNFIYACVSYFTYAQLFILISIKAFYSLIMDKIRKRESKWYKTERFG, from the coding sequence TTGACTGATTTTATTCTGCTGTTATCGATATTCAGCATCTGGATTGCCGTATTCGAGTCCATTGTTATCATGGCTGGGGCCATTCGTTTTATTAATAAACAGGACAAAAAAGGCATTCAGATCCCTGAAGATATGGATCATTATCCAACAGTCACGGTCATGGTACCTGCACATAACGAGGGTCTGGTCATTGTTGCGACGGTAGAGCATATCCTGCGCCTGAATTATCCGGAGGATAAAGTTCAGGTCATCGTGATCGCGGATAACTGTACAGATGATACTGCAGAGAAGCTGAGATCATTCCTCAGTCAGACCAGTTATGTGCATCGCAATGTAACGGTAATGGAGCGAAAAGGAACAGGTGGCAAGTCCGGGGCATTAAATGACGGACTGGACATAGCCACGGGTGATTGGATCTGTATCTTCGATGCAGATGCGGCACCTGAACGGAATGCATTAATGTTTTTGACGCAAAAATCGCTTGAGAACCCTGAACAATATGGCGTGGTTTTTGGCAGAAACAAAGCACGCAACAGAGGACAGAATTTCCTCTCCAAATGCATCAATCTGGAGATCATTACTTCGCAACGTGTGTATCACACGGGTCTGTGGGAATTGTTCCAGCTGGGTTCCATCCCGGGCACGAATTACATTATCAAAACCGAGTTGATCCGGGACATTGGTGGCTGGGATGTGACAGCCATTACAGAAGATACGGCTTTGTCATTCGAGATTTTGAATCGCGGACAGTTTGTGGCGCTTGCGCCGCAAGCCGAAGCCTATCAGCAGGAGCCGGAACAGCTGAGTGTATATATGAAGCAGCGCGAACGCTGGGCCAAGGGGAACTACCAGGTGGTACTGGATAATATCCATAACCTGTTTAACCGTTCCAGTTGGCGTAATAAGTTGCTGGTCATCTATTATGCCGTCAGTTATTTCTGGTTTATGCTTGCGATCATTGTATCGGATATTATATTTCTCGTGAATCTGGTCTATCAGGTCATTGCCATATTTAAACCAGATGTAAGTTCACCGTTCCAGTTTGCCGGCGATGCGTATGTGTTCCTGGTCATTGGTTGGGCGCTCATGTACTTTATTTACGTGTTACAGATCAATCTGGCACTTGCCGCAGATATTGGACAGAGCAATACCCGTAATTTCATCTATGCCTGCGTGTCCTACTTCACGTATGCGCAGCTGTTCATCCTGATCTCGATTAAGGCATTCTACTCCTTGATCATGGACAAGATTCGCAAGCGCGAAAGCAAATGGTACAAAACAGAACGTTTTGGCTAA
- a CDS encoding MarR family transcriptional regulator, producing MIARCLDSISNVEFQHLNLSRGQYLYLYRICENPGIIPNQLAELIKVDRTTAARAISKLESDGFIIKQPAMGNKKNKVLYPTKAGLEAWEFIRKEGVHSDQVTLDGLTEEEIETAVMLLRRMRHNIEVDWKFVKKGGRRSYMDISE from the coding sequence ATGATTGCCCGCTGTCTGGATTCAATCAGTAATGTCGAGTTTCAGCATCTGAACCTGTCCCGTGGACAATATCTATATCTGTATCGAATCTGTGAGAATCCGGGCATTATTCCGAATCAGCTTGCCGAACTAATTAAAGTAGATCGCACAACGGCGGCCAGAGCGATTAGCAAACTCGAATCCGATGGATTTATTATTAAACAGCCAGCAATGGGTAATAAAAAGAATAAGGTGTTGTATCCCACCAAAGCTGGGCTTGAAGCATGGGAATTCATTCGTAAAGAGGGCGTACATTCAGATCAGGTGACTCTGGATGGTCTGACGGAGGAAGAGATCGAGACCGCTGTCATGCTTCTCCGTCGAATGCGCCATAATATCGAGGTGGACTGGAAATTTGTCAAAAAGGGTGGACGACGATCCTACATGGATATTTCGGAATGA
- a CDS encoding glycosyl hydrolase family 8, producing the protein MNRGTILDPSIPDSSRTYLKEKSHYAREASVQEGAMKRVNRKRLTWWIILAVGITAALIIFVKERFVMNESSPTVSFVQDHMTNPNGTIATYLQDATSERADIVAGREALSESLGLWMQYAVAKNDQTLFEESYELLTTYFLMPQKYIAWKLDAKGESQVTTNALGDDFRIVGALLKAADQWKQGREAKLETASEISRTLLQSVRNKGYYVDFHDFASGHSTDTLSLVYVDLPSLQLMEKHQMVEPGTYANYEALLKKMPDDGLFYPKTFDVVHKKYTYDDTVNLIDQLIVANHLTVTDRKPDKLISFLKKEFNTRHQLPGQYKRESRTPAVSYESSSVYGLAILLAVRSGDPKWAKQLYNHMTTLRGQDSRYPGGYVFDGNTHLFDNLFPLLGETALQNSLKK; encoded by the coding sequence ATGAACAGAGGAACAATCCTTGACCCCTCCATCCCAGACTCTAGCCGAACCTATCTAAAGGAGAAGAGCCATTATGCCAGAGAAGCATCAGTGCAGGAGGGAGCCATGAAACGGGTGAACCGGAAAAGGCTAACGTGGTGGATCATATTGGCAGTCGGTATCACGGCAGCGTTAATTATTTTTGTGAAGGAGCGGTTCGTGATGAATGAATCATCCCCTACGGTATCCTTTGTTCAAGATCATATGACTAATCCCAATGGTACAATTGCGACTTATCTGCAAGATGCTACCTCAGAGAGAGCGGACATCGTAGCAGGCAGAGAGGCTTTATCTGAATCACTTGGTCTTTGGATGCAATATGCTGTAGCCAAGAATGATCAGACCTTATTCGAGGAAAGCTATGAACTGCTGACCACCTATTTCCTCATGCCGCAAAAATATATTGCCTGGAAGCTGGATGCCAAAGGTGAATCCCAAGTGACTACCAACGCGCTTGGCGATGATTTTCGAATTGTCGGTGCTTTATTAAAGGCAGCAGATCAATGGAAACAAGGAAGAGAAGCCAAGCTGGAAACGGCTTCGGAAATATCCCGTACACTTTTGCAATCGGTTCGGAATAAAGGATATTATGTGGATTTTCACGATTTTGCGAGTGGTCATTCCACAGATACATTAAGCCTGGTTTATGTTGATCTCCCGTCTCTTCAGTTGATGGAAAAACACCAGATGGTGGAACCGGGAACCTATGCTAATTACGAAGCTTTGCTGAAGAAGATGCCTGACGATGGATTGTTCTATCCGAAGACCTTCGATGTGGTCCATAAAAAATATACGTATGATGATACGGTGAATCTGATCGACCAGTTGATCGTGGCGAATCATCTAACGGTAACTGACCGTAAACCGGACAAGCTCATTTCTTTTTTGAAAAAGGAGTTCAACACCCGGCATCAGCTGCCCGGACAGTATAAGCGAGAATCACGTACACCTGCCGTCTCTTATGAATCTTCCTCGGTATATGGCCTCGCCATCTTACTCGCTGTTCGTTCAGGTGATCCAAAATGGGCCAAACAGTTGTATAACCATATGACTACGTTGCGTGGTCAGGACTCTCGTTATCCAGGTGGATATGTATTTGACGGTAACACACATCTGTTTGATAATCTTTTTCCTCTGCTTGGAGAGACTGCATTACAAAATTCACTTAAGAAGTAA
- a CDS encoding ABC transporter ATP-binding protein, whose product MIIDIQHVTWKRGPLTLLNNVSWQVNDGEHWALLGLNGSGKTTLLNMITGYLWPTEGRISVLGHEYGDVDLRQLRKSIGWVSSSLQEKLHGTDRTQYVVISGKHATIGLYDKLSDDDLDQAQELMQTLGCQHLWDREYRTCSQGEKQKLLIARALMANPRVLILDEPCNGLDLFSRERLLESIRELSQRPDTPSLIYVTHHTEEILPVFSHSLLLRRGEVVRSGLTGDLMNTEVLSNFFEASVEVDRHGERVYVRAAADS is encoded by the coding sequence ATGATTATTGATATACAGCATGTCACTTGGAAAAGGGGACCACTTACCCTGCTGAACAATGTAAGTTGGCAGGTTAATGACGGTGAGCACTGGGCGTTACTTGGCCTGAATGGCTCCGGCAAAACAACACTCCTGAACATGATCACCGGGTATCTCTGGCCGACCGAAGGCAGGATATCCGTGTTAGGCCATGAATATGGTGATGTGGATCTGAGACAGCTTCGCAAATCCATCGGCTGGGTCAGTTCATCTCTGCAAGAGAAATTGCATGGCACAGACCGCACGCAGTATGTTGTGATCAGCGGCAAACATGCCACCATTGGCTTGTATGACAAGTTATCAGATGATGATCTGGATCAGGCACAGGAATTGATGCAAACGCTGGGCTGTCAGCACCTGTGGGATCGCGAATATCGCACCTGTTCTCAAGGGGAGAAACAGAAACTTCTCATTGCCCGAGCACTGATGGCCAATCCGCGCGTACTTATTCTGGACGAGCCTTGCAATGGACTGGATCTGTTCTCAAGAGAACGACTGCTGGAGAGTATTCGTGAATTGTCCCAGCGACCGGATACCCCTTCGCTCATCTATGTCACCCATCATACCGAGGAAATATTGCCTGTATTCAGTCACAGCCTTTTACTGCGCCGGGGCGAAGTCGTCCGTAGTGGATTAACTGGCGATCTGATGAATACGGAAGTGCTGAGCAACTTTTTCGAGGCATCTGTGGAAGTCGATCGACATGGGGAACGTGTCTATGTCAGAGCAGCGGCGGATTCATAA
- a CDS encoding GNAT family N-acetyltransferase, with protein MNTTIVEVNNQELLDACFAIRTAIFVEEQGVPAADEFDAYDTLDAEARHILLYVDGVPAASSRLRIVEQVAKLERICVMLDYRKHGLGRVLIDKLEQMAVADGLEKAKLHAQVQASGFYERLGYAPASEVFMEDGIPHLLMTKKLK; from the coding sequence ATGAATACAACGATTGTTGAAGTTAATAATCAGGAATTGCTCGATGCCTGCTTCGCCATTCGCACCGCTATTTTTGTTGAAGAACAAGGCGTACCCGCAGCGGATGAATTCGATGCTTATGATACATTAGACGCGGAGGCGCGCCACATTCTGCTCTACGTAGACGGAGTACCTGCTGCTTCCTCCAGACTGCGCATTGTGGAACAGGTCGCCAAATTGGAACGGATCTGTGTCATGCTCGATTACCGTAAACACGGCCTGGGCCGTGTGCTGATCGACAAGCTGGAGCAGATGGCTGTTGCTGATGGTCTGGAGAAAGCCAAGCTGCACGCACAGGTACAAGCTTCCGGGTTCTACGAACGTCTCGGATATGCACCTGCGTCGGAAGTATTTATGGAAGACGGCATTCCCCATCTGCTGATGACCAAAAAACTGAAATAA
- the rlmN gene encoding 23S rRNA (adenine(2503)-C(2))-methyltransferase RlmN, which produces MNKSSIYGLTLEQLRSWLPEHGQKKSRASRIWEWLYQERVHDFPAMSDVRQECLDVLSEHFTMNSLSEHVKQESADGTVKFLLRMQDGNLIETVLMRQKYGLTVCVTTQVGCNIGCSFCASGLIKKSRDLTAGEIVEQIMHVQRHLDAAGQDERVTNVVVMGIGEPFDNFQHMSDFIEVIKDRKGLALAAKRITVSTSGLPDKIKEFADSSLQVNLAISLHAPNNELRTHIMKINRAFPIEQLMDAVDYYLATTNKRIMFEYILLRDVNDQREHAAELAELLSSRRSMVSVNLIPYNPVDEHSQYQRSTEESILGFYDTLKKNNINSTVRMEHGTDIDAACGQLRSKQMKNNVAESEPDRLALG; this is translated from the coding sequence ATGAACAAATCATCCATATATGGATTAACATTAGAGCAATTACGTTCCTGGCTGCCGGAGCATGGGCAGAAAAAATCCCGTGCATCCCGGATCTGGGAATGGTTATATCAAGAGCGTGTACACGATTTCCCCGCGATGTCCGATGTCCGTCAGGAATGTCTGGATGTACTCTCCGAGCATTTCACAATGAACTCGCTGAGCGAACATGTGAAGCAGGAATCGGCAGATGGTACCGTGAAATTTCTGCTTCGGATGCAGGATGGCAACCTGATTGAGACGGTATTGATGCGGCAAAAATACGGACTTACCGTCTGTGTGACCACACAAGTGGGCTGTAATATCGGCTGTAGCTTCTGTGCGAGCGGCCTGATCAAGAAGAGCCGAGACCTGACCGCTGGAGAGATTGTGGAACAGATTATGCATGTGCAGCGACATCTGGATGCAGCAGGTCAAGACGAGCGGGTAACCAACGTGGTTGTGATGGGGATAGGTGAACCATTCGACAACTTCCAGCACATGAGTGATTTCATCGAAGTCATTAAGGATCGCAAAGGACTGGCACTTGCCGCCAAACGGATTACTGTGTCCACGAGTGGCCTTCCGGACAAGATCAAGGAATTTGCAGACAGCAGTCTGCAGGTTAATCTGGCGATCTCTCTGCATGCACCTAATAATGAACTGCGCACACACATCATGAAGATCAACCGGGCTTTCCCGATTGAGCAATTGATGGATGCCGTGGATTATTATCTGGCTACAACGAACAAACGCATCATGTTTGAGTACATCCTGCTACGTGATGTTAACGATCAACGTGAGCATGCCGCGGAGCTCGCTGAACTGTTATCCAGTCGCAGAAGTATGGTCAGTGTGAATCTGATCCCATACAATCCGGTGGATGAGCACAGTCAGTATCAACGGAGTACAGAAGAGTCGATTCTGGGCTTCTATGATACGCTCAAAAAGAACAACATCAACTCCACTGTACGTATGGAACATGGTACCGATATCGATGCTGCCTGCGGACAGTTGCGGAGTAAACAAATGAAGAACAACGTTGCCGAATCTGAGCCAGACCGTCTGGCATTGGGATAA
- a CDS encoding sodium-dependent transporter: MNFSKPNLDQDNTGKGERFSRAGFILAAIGSSVGLGNMWKFPYITGENGGAAFFLLFIVCLLLIGLPVLLAELAIGRSGRGSAATAFIKAGGHKGWLAAGLLQVLTPFIILSFYVIIAGWTLQYAITSFSGTLFNNPDYAGQFNSFVGGYMPIVWQLVSVLIVGWIVAKGVSNGIEKFNKVLIPAMLVLLIVLMIRAVTLPGAGAGVSFFLNPDFSQLTTESALVALGHAFFSLSLGMGILITYGSYVDKNQSLGAATIAVGVGDLLYAFIAGLIIFPTTFSFGIAPDQGPSLIFIALPAAFSAMPLGFLFGGLFFILLAIAALTSGVSLLEVPVKYFMERLSWSRNRAVWVISLAVFLVGLPSVLSIGLLPEWTIGSKSVFDWMDFIASNILLPVGGLLVTIFAGYFWKTAAEASGLRSGWFRVWLFMLRYVAPILVLLVLLHTSGIIHF, from the coding sequence ATGAATTTTAGTAAGCCTAATCTTGATCAAGACAACACTGGCAAAGGTGAGCGCTTCTCTCGCGCCGGATTCATTCTGGCAGCCATTGGTAGTTCGGTTGGTCTGGGTAACATGTGGAAATTCCCGTACATTACGGGGGAGAACGGAGGAGCTGCGTTTTTCCTGCTCTTCATCGTTTGTTTGCTGCTGATTGGTCTGCCGGTGCTGCTCGCAGAACTTGCGATTGGTCGTAGCGGCAGAGGAAGTGCTGCAACTGCTTTTATCAAAGCAGGCGGACATAAAGGCTGGCTCGCAGCCGGTTTGCTGCAAGTACTAACACCTTTTATCATCCTTTCTTTTTATGTCATTATTGCAGGCTGGACCTTGCAATATGCGATTACGTCCTTCAGTGGAACATTGTTTAACAATCCGGATTATGCGGGACAATTCAATTCCTTCGTAGGCGGTTATATGCCAATCGTGTGGCAACTGGTCTCGGTACTTATTGTAGGCTGGATTGTAGCCAAAGGGGTATCCAACGGGATTGAGAAGTTTAACAAAGTGTTAATTCCCGCCATGCTGGTGTTGCTTATTGTCTTGATGATCCGGGCCGTAACGTTACCTGGTGCAGGAGCAGGGGTTTCCTTTTTCCTGAATCCTGATTTCTCACAACTTACAACGGAATCAGCATTGGTGGCGCTCGGACATGCCTTCTTCTCGCTGTCACTCGGTATGGGTATTCTAATAACCTATGGTTCGTATGTGGACAAAAATCAATCGCTCGGAGCGGCCACAATCGCTGTTGGTGTGGGTGACCTGCTCTATGCGTTCATTGCCGGCCTGATCATCTTCCCAACGACATTCTCATTTGGTATCGCACCCGATCAGGGGCCGTCACTCATTTTTATAGCGCTACCGGCAGCCTTCTCGGCCATGCCACTTGGTTTCCTGTTTGGAGGACTGTTCTTCATCCTGCTGGCTATTGCCGCATTGACGTCGGGAGTATCCTTGCTGGAAGTACCGGTGAAGTATTTCATGGAACGTCTGTCCTGGAGTCGGAATCGGGCAGTATGGGTGATATCACTGGCAGTCTTTCTCGTGGGACTTCCTTCGGTACTGTCGATCGGCTTATTGCCTGAATGGACCATTGGATCGAAGAGTGTGTTCGACTGGATGGACTTTATAGCGTCTAACATTCTGCTTCCTGTCGGTGGACTGCTTGTAACGATTTTTGCCGGATACTTCTGGAAAACGGCTGCGGAAGCTTCCGGCCTGCGTTCCGGATGGTTCCGGGTGTGGTTGTTCATGCTGCGTTACGTGGCACCGATCCTGGTTCTGCTGGTTCTCCTGCACACATCCGGTATCATTCACTTCTAA
- a CDS encoding helix-turn-helix domain-containing protein: MELNMTLNGLELWKATGGFTNEPHVHDDWYQLTLPVRGQCHLVQERHVYPLKAGIGIIAHPQTEHYFEIGSDSAVIVIKFRKPPLGSFEGVESRGGRAEFRPTQTFDPAEISSLFRGWNSILLDDVPEMLQVQETEMAVETYLRRMLTGQENGKRTVNPGTFIDPHLQRVLDYIHSAYTGPMDIDSMAMVAHQSRYHFMRSFKAHTGTTPYQYLLNLRVEEASRRLRLTTDSVTTISYELGFSSVSQFYRAFQRVYVMTPMEYRNHV, from the coding sequence ATGGAATTAAACATGACGCTAAATGGGTTGGAATTATGGAAAGCTACCGGAGGGTTCACAAATGAGCCGCATGTACATGACGACTGGTATCAGCTAACGCTGCCGGTCAGAGGCCAATGTCATCTGGTACAGGAACGGCATGTATACCCGCTAAAAGCAGGCATAGGGATTATTGCTCATCCCCAGACTGAGCATTATTTTGAGATAGGGTCGGATTCGGCTGTCATTGTGATTAAGTTCCGTAAACCGCCATTAGGCAGTTTCGAAGGTGTGGAGTCAAGAGGGGGGCGAGCTGAGTTTCGACCTACCCAGACTTTTGATCCTGCTGAGATCAGCAGTCTGTTTCGTGGCTGGAATTCCATTTTGTTAGATGATGTGCCCGAAATGCTGCAAGTGCAGGAAACAGAAATGGCGGTTGAGACGTATCTAAGACGTATGTTGACGGGGCAGGAAAATGGAAAAAGGACTGTAAATCCCGGTACATTCATTGACCCTCATCTCCAACGAGTGCTGGATTACATTCACAGTGCCTACACAGGTCCAATGGATATTGATTCGATGGCGATGGTCGCGCATCAGAGCCGGTATCATTTTATGCGTTCTTTCAAGGCTCATACGGGAACAACACCGTATCAATATTTGCTGAATTTGCGCGTAGAAGAAGCGTCCAGGAGGCTCCGCCTTACAACGGATTCAGTGACCACAATCAGTTATGAACTTGGATTTTCCAGCGTCAGTCAGTTTTACAGAGCCTTTCAGCGAGTGT
- a CDS encoding diguanylate cyclase codes for MRNKAPIRRIAWGYASLIGLAVIQQLAVYLKIYMNQSYTTQDFVFSILSLGALILGFVIPVGVSVVLGFIYLVAYFVWLVTYADVNVLTFSWWLLIPANAVVAAFIKASLVRRARVIERLQELKGRNPEIDLDTSLGNKGALADTLVKQSNLARRYSEQYGFSMAMFKIEFLPLVLESLGSVRYAQFLLELSTTIQKQIRFEDYKFFVDRGRFVIICPMTNAEYMPILKQRIKKAMMDLQIIDKRGNELQTVIRTGALVFHKEQFSKYKDIDAVIAALERNTETDLIGEYI; via the coding sequence ATGAGGAATAAAGCACCCATCCGTCGTATTGCATGGGGATATGCCAGTTTGATCGGATTAGCCGTGATTCAGCAGCTCGCTGTCTATCTTAAAATTTATATGAATCAGAGCTATACCACACAGGATTTTGTGTTTAGCATCTTGTCGCTTGGAGCGCTGATTCTGGGTTTTGTGATACCTGTCGGAGTGTCTGTCGTCCTCGGATTTATATATCTGGTCGCTTATTTTGTATGGCTTGTTACTTACGCGGATGTTAATGTGCTTACGTTCTCATGGTGGTTGCTCATTCCGGCTAATGCGGTTGTGGCTGCCTTTATCAAGGCAAGTCTTGTGCGTAGAGCGCGTGTCATAGAGCGTCTGCAGGAGCTTAAGGGGCGTAATCCGGAGATTGATCTGGACACCTCCCTGGGTAATAAGGGTGCCCTTGCGGATACACTTGTTAAGCAAAGTAATCTGGCCAGACGTTATTCGGAGCAATATGGATTCAGCATGGCGATGTTCAAGATCGAGTTTTTGCCGTTGGTATTGGAATCACTCGGTTCCGTGCGCTATGCACAGTTCCTTCTTGAACTATCCACTACCATACAGAAGCAGATTCGGTTTGAGGATTATAAATTTTTTGTGGATCGGGGAAGGTTTGTCATTATCTGCCCGATGACCAACGCGGAGTATATGCCCATTCTGAAACAACGGATCAAAAAAGCCATGATGGATCTGCAGATCATCGATAAAAGGGGAAATGAATTGCAGACGGTTATTCGTACTGGTGCGCTGGTATTCCATAAGGAACAATTCAGTAAGTATAAGGATATCGATGCAGTTATTGCGGCGCTGGAACGGAACACAGAGACGGATCTCATTGGTGAATATATCTAA